Sequence from the Spirochaetota bacterium genome:
TGGCCTTTTGATAAATTTCCAAAAGCAATACGAACTCTCGGTACCAAAATGATGGCTACTGGTGAGGTTATGGCTATAGGGCGTAATTTTGAACATGCTTTTCTCAAGGCTATTCGTTCCTTAGAAATCAATCGCTATGGTCTCATGTATCCTGAATCCGAAAATAGAACTATAGATGAATTGAAACAACGTGTAATCAAAGCTGGTGATGATAGAATTTTTGATGTTGCAGAACTTCTTAGAAAAGGATTTATGTGGCGTCGTCTCTGCGAATTAACTGGTATTGATTATTATTTTATGGAAAAAATAGATTGGATTGTTCGTCAAGAAGAGTTACTCAAAACATATATTCTTAGTGATCTCACTACCGATCATTTAAGAACTATCAAAAGTAAAGGTTTCTCAGATAAAGCTATTTCACAATTAATGAATGTTGCAGAAGAAGATATTTTTGCAAAAAGAAAAGAGCTTGATATCTTCCCTGTGTACAAACCTGTTGATACTTGCGCTGCTGAATTTGAAGCTCTCACTCCCTATTATTACTCTTGTTATGAAACAGAAGATGAAGTACCTGTTTCTAATAGACAAAAAATGCTCGTTATTGGATCTGGTCCTATTCGTATTGGACAAGGAATAGAATTTGATTACTCTGTGGTACATGCTGTAAGAACATTAAGATCAATGGGTTATGAGAGTATCGTTATCAATAATAACCCTGAAACGGTAAGTACAGATTTTGTTATTGCAGATAAATTATATTTTGAACCTCTCACCGAAGAGGATGTTTATCATATTATTCTTAAAGAAAAACCAGAATATGTATTTGTACAATTTGGAGGACAAACAGCTATTAAATTAGCTCATTTCCTTTATGAAAAAAATATTCCTACTGCTGGTGTTGGTTTTGAACAAATTGATCTAGCTGAAGATAGAGAGCGTTTTGATAGCTTGATGGAAGAGCTAGATATTCCAAGACCCAAAGGTACTAATATCCGCTCTATGGAAGAAGGTATCAAAGCTACTCATGAACTTGGATTCCCTGTTTTAGTAAGACCTTCTTATGTGCTTGGTGGTGCAGGAATGGAAATCTGTTATTCCATTGAGGAACTCAAAAATTATCTTGCTACTGCTCTTGAACGAACAGACCATCCTATTTTAATAGATAAATATCTAAAAGGAATAGAATTAGAAACGGATGCTATTTGTGATGGTGAGGATATCTTTATTCCTGGTATTATGGAACATTGGGAAAGATCTGGAGTACACTCTGGAGATAGTATTAATATTTATCCAACTCAGCGTATTACTCCAGAAACAGAACAATTAGTAGAAGACTATTGTCGTAAAATTGCTCTTGCTATGAATATCAAAGGTCTTATCAATGTTCAATTTGTAATGCATGATAATAAACCTTATGTCATTGAAGTTAATCCTCGTGCCAGCCGAACTATTCCCTTTATCGCCAAAGTTACAGGAATTCCCATTATTGATATAGCTACAAAAGTCATGTTGGGCAAAAAATTAAAAGATCTCGGCTATACTAACACACATCCAAAAATCAAAGATATTGCTGTCAAAGTACCAGTATTCTCTACTGAAAAATTATCGAATGTAGAAGTAGGACTCAGCCCAGAAATGAAATCTACAGGAGAAAGTGCTGCAATAGCATCTACTTTTGAAGAGGCACTGTATAAAGGACTTTTATCTGCTCGTAAAAATTATCTTCATTTGGAAGACACTCATATTTATTTGTCACTTTGTGAACAAGATCTTGTAAGACAAGAGATTACAGATATATTAAGATCTTTTCCCGCTAATTGTTTGAATCTTAGTGCAGAAGAAAGTACCGCTTTGTATTTACAAGAGCAAGGTTTACAAGTACAAGCCTTAAAATCTACTGAAAAAATTGAAGCGAGTATGAAAAATGGTACTTTTAATATATTTGTAAATATATCTACAACATCTCGTGATATAGAAAGGAATGAATTTAATTTGAGACGAACAGCTTTGGAATTTGGTTTGGAAGTAATGACTTCACCCGATAGTCTTAAAGCTTTTTCTATTATTAAAAATGCTAATATTCAAGACTTTACTATAAAAGAATTATTTACAACAATAGGGTATAAATAATGAAATCTCTTGTTTCTATTAATGATATTGATAAAACAACTATTTTAAAAATTTGTTACCGAGCCTTAGAAATAAAAAATCAAAGATTCTCAAAAACACTTTCTGATAAAATTATTGCACTTTTATTTTTTGAACCTTCTACAAGAACCAAATTATCTTTTCAAAGTGCTATCTTACGCAGTGGTGCTCATATTCTCAATTTTGAAGCAGAGAACTCTTCCCTCAAAAAAGGAGAGAGTTTAGAAGATACTATTCAAATGACCAGCTCTTATGCTGATCTGATTATTATTAGACATCCCGAAGAAGGTGCTGCACTCAGAGCAAAAAAAGTTAGCTCTTGCCCTGTCATTAATGCAGGTGATGGAACAAATGAACATCCTACTCAGACGCTTCTTGATTTAGCAACTATCTTAGAACATAATGGATCTTTAGATGGTATTACTATCACTCTTGGAGGGGATTTAAAATATAGTAGAACTATTCCCTCCCTACTCCAAGCCTTAGCACATTTTGATATCAAAATAATTCTTGCTTCACCTCTGCTACTTGCATTACCTGATCATTTAAAGACTAAATTTCAAGACAAAATAATCCTAGAAACAAACTCCCTCAAAGAAGGATTGAAAAGTGATTATTTTTATATGACAAGAGTACAAAAAGAAAGAATATCCAGCACTACTGATATTTCATTTGAAGAAGACTGGATCTTAAACAAAAATATTTGTGAACAATATGCTAACAAAAACACCAAAATTCTCCATCCTCTTCCTAGAGTTAATGAAATTGCTCTTGACATAGATAATAGTCCTTATCAATTATATTTCACTCAAGCAGAAAATGGTGTGTATACTCGTATTGCTTTATTAGAATATATTTTAGGAGTTTTTTGATGCACTCTATCACTTCCACTATTCTTAATATTACACATTTAAGTCCTGATTTGTTTGTTCTTGATATTAATTTCCCTTATCCTATTCAAGCAGGACAATTTATGATGATTAAAATACCAGACAACTCAAAAATCCTTCCTCGTCCTATTAGTATTTTTAATTACGATCCTCTCACCCATAATTTATCCTTGTTAATTCGAAATCGTGGCAAAGGTTCTAGTGTATTATCAAAAATATCTCTTGGACAAAAATTAGATATATTTGGAAGTTTAGGAAAAGGGTTTGATACTAAGATCACTAATAAAAATATTATTCTTATGGGAGGAGGAGAAGGCATTGCCCCTATGCTCCTCACCAGTGAACTACTCAAAACAAATAATAATGTTTCTGTATTTGCTGGTTTTCGCCATCAAATCGAAGCCTCTACTTTGGATTATTTTGATACAGATTTACATATTCAATACACAGCACAAGATCATTCAGAAAATTGTTCCCGTGGATTAATTACTGATCTATTAGACGATCTTAATGAGCCTGATTATATATATACTTGTGGTCCTATTCCTATGATGAAAGCTATTTATAATAAAGTGCTTCATAAAAAATGGAACACCAAAGTATTTGTCTCTATGGAGAGTCGTATGGCATGTGGTGTTGGAGCTTGTGTTGGTTGTGTCATAAAAAATTGCGATAATAATTCTATAAAAGTTTGTACAGACGGACCAATATTTCTTGCACAGGAGATATTCAATGGCTAATTTATCTGTTAATTTTCTTAATTATACTCTAAAAAATCCTCTTATTGCTGCTTCTGGAACTTTTGGCTTTGGAGAAAATTATCAAAAATTTTTTTCTTCTGATGAACTAGGTGGTATGGTACTAAAAGGACTTACCCCTGAAGCTCGTATAGGAAATGATGGAATTCGTCTTGCGGAAACTGCTTCTGGAATGCTCAATTCTATAGGCTTACAAAATCCAGGTCTTGAATATTTTGAATCTTTTATACTTCCTAGCCTTAAAAATGTTAATAATCTCCGTATTGCGAACATCAATGGAAAAAGTATAGAAGACTATGAAATTCTTGCTGCTCGTGCTGATACATGGGAAGAAATTGATATGATAGAATTAAATATTTCTTGCCCTAATGTAAAAGAAGGTGGAATGGCTTTTGGAACTATCCCCGAAGTAGCTGCTGAAGTTACAAAACGCGTCAAATCATTAATTCATACCAAACCCCTTATTGTCAAATTATCTCCAAATGCTATGGATATTGGAGCTGTAGCTATCGCTGTCGAAAATGCTGGTGCTGATGCCTTGTCTCTTATTAACACTTTATTAGGAATGGCTATTGATATCAAACAAAAAAAACCAGTCCTAGGAAATGTTTTTGGTGGATTATCTGGACCAGCAATAAAACCTATTGCCTTGAGAATGTTATGGCAAGTAAGACAACAAACATCTATTCCTATTCTTGCTGGTGGAGGAATTTTTAACGCTACTGATGCTATTGAATTTTTAATGGCTGGAGCAGATGCTTTGTCCATAGGTACAGCTTTTTTTAGTGATCCGCTTGTTACCCAAAAAATATTAAAAGATTTACAAAATTATATGAATCAAGAGAATATAAGCTCTCTTCAACAAATTATAGGCATTGCCCATCTATAATATTACATAGGAGTCATCTATGACCGCTCAAGAAAGATTAATCGTAGCTTTAGATTTTAAAACTGCTAGCGAAGCAGAACAAGTAATTTTAACTTTGGGAGAACATGTTTCTTTTTATAAAGTGGGATTAGAATTATTTTTGAATACTGGAGGATCTATTTTAGAATTTTTAGCATCTCAAAATAAACGCATTTTTTTAGATCTAAAATTTCACGATATCCCTAATACCACTGCAGCTGCTTCTCGTTTTGCTGCTAGTTTGAATTCTGTGAGCATGTTTAATATTCATGCTTCTGGTGGAACTGAGATGATTAAAGAATCTATAGCTGTCAAAAGAGTTGATCAAATATTACTTACCGTTACTGTCTTAACTTCTCTTGATGATTCCGATATTATTTTGAATTTTCAAAGTCCTTTAAATGCTTCTAAATTAGCATTAAATTTAGCAAAAAATAGTAAATTAGCTGGAGCTAATGGCGTAGTTTGTTCTGCTCTTGAAGCTCAAACAA
This genomic interval carries:
- a CDS encoding dihydroorotate dehydrogenase, translated to MANLSVNFLNYTLKNPLIAASGTFGFGENYQKFFSSDELGGMVLKGLTPEARIGNDGIRLAETASGMLNSIGLQNPGLEYFESFILPSLKNVNNLRIANINGKSIEDYEILAARADTWEEIDMIELNISCPNVKEGGMAFGTIPEVAAEVTKRVKSLIHTKPLIVKLSPNAMDIGAVAIAVENAGADALSLINTLLGMAIDIKQKKPVLGNVFGGLSGPAIKPIALRMLWQVRQQTSIPILAGGGIFNATDAIEFLMAGADALSIGTAFFSDPLVTQKILKDLQNYMNQENISSLQQIIGIAHL
- the pyrF gene encoding orotidine-5'-phosphate decarboxylase, coding for MTAQERLIVALDFKTASEAEQVILTLGEHVSFYKVGLELFLNTGGSILEFLASQNKRIFLDLKFHDIPNTTAAASRFAASLNSVSMFNIHASGGTEMIKESIAVKRVDQILLTVTVLTSLDDSDIILNFQSPLNASKLALNLAKNSKLAGANGVVCSALEAQTIKKHCGDKFITVCPGIRFNDSNLGDQKRVLGPKEAIQNGADYLVVGRPITADPSPKDAALRMLEQISQALIS
- the pyrB gene encoding aspartate carbamoyltransferase; protein product: MKSLVSINDIDKTTILKICYRALEIKNQRFSKTLSDKIIALLFFEPSTRTKLSFQSAILRSGAHILNFEAENSSLKKGESLEDTIQMTSSYADLIIIRHPEEGAALRAKKVSSCPVINAGDGTNEHPTQTLLDLATILEHNGSLDGITITLGGDLKYSRTIPSLLQALAHFDIKIILASPLLLALPDHLKTKFQDKIILETNSLKEGLKSDYFYMTRVQKERISSTTDISFEEDWILNKNICEQYANKNTKILHPLPRVNEIALDIDNSPYQLYFTQAENGVYTRIALLEYILGVF
- the carB gene encoding carbamoyl-phosphate synthase (glutamine-hydrolyzing) large subunit; protein product: MKKFNKILVIGSGPIIIGQAAEFDYSGTQACQVLKEEGIEVILLNPNPATIMTDTSSADKVYLEPLTIQTVEKIFIEEQPCGILCNLGGQTALNLAIELSEHGILEKYNIEMLGSSIDTIKKGEDREIFRNLMNEINEPIVKSEIVHTIEDGLNTAGHIGYPVIVRPAFTLGGTGGGIADTPEELKEILTKGLILSPVHQALIEKSIKGWKEIEFEIMRDHKGNSISVCHMENLDPVGIHTGDSIVVVPCQTLSDKEIQMLRSSAIHITSEVGVIGACNVQFALHPESFDYIVIEINPRVSRSSALASKASGYPIARIATKISIGYGLDEIINEVTGKTPACFEPSLDYVVVKIPKWPFDKFPKAIRTLGTKMMATGEVMAIGRNFEHAFLKAIRSLEINRYGLMYPESENRTIDELKQRVIKAGDDRIFDVAELLRKGFMWRRLCELTGIDYYFMEKIDWIVRQEELLKTYILSDLTTDHLRTIKSKGFSDKAISQLMNVAEEDIFAKRKELDIFPVYKPVDTCAAEFEALTPYYYSCYETEDEVPVSNRQKMLVIGSGPIRIGQGIEFDYSVVHAVRTLRSMGYESIVINNNPETVSTDFVIADKLYFEPLTEEDVYHIILKEKPEYVFVQFGGQTAIKLAHFLYEKNIPTAGVGFEQIDLAEDRERFDSLMEELDIPRPKGTNIRSMEEGIKATHELGFPVLVRPSYVLGGAGMEICYSIEELKNYLATALERTDHPILIDKYLKGIELETDAICDGEDIFIPGIMEHWERSGVHSGDSINIYPTQRITPETEQLVEDYCRKIALAMNIKGLINVQFVMHDNKPYVIEVNPRASRTIPFIAKVTGIPIIDIATKVMLGKKLKDLGYTNTHPKIKDIAVKVPVFSTEKLSNVEVGLSPEMKSTGESAAIASTFEEALYKGLLSARKNYLHLEDTHIYLSLCEQDLVRQEITDILRSFPANCLNLSAEESTALYLQEQGLQVQALKSTEKIEASMKNGTFNIFVNISTTSRDIERNEFNLRRTALEFGLEVMTSPDSLKAFSIIKNANIQDFTIKELFTTIGYK